AAATCTACATCGGCAATACATTGAACAGCGCAGAAGCAACTTAGATCAACTGTTACGCAATCATTGCTTGCACGGAATCGTTCCACTTGGCAAACCCTTGAAAGGTCTACACAGCATCTGTCTCCGCCGCATACTAGGTTTACTGGAACAAAGTTTCCGCCTTCCCTGCGTCCAGGTACTAACACACGAAGTGTTGCACAGCAGTTATCAAATACTTCTTCTACGCGGAAGAAGATGGATACGCACGCATTGTGTTCGTTGCTGAAGAAGGCATGAAATGGAGTACCATCTGCAGTTTTTAATACAAAAACACGTGTATCAACCGGATCTCTTCTTGTTGGTGATACTAGTGAACCAAGCGGTTCATTAAAACAGCTGGTACATTCAGCACATTCTGTCGGACTAACAGCATTATCTTGGATATCTTTTATCGCACGGACGACTTCGCACACACAGCTGCCGCTATGAAAATCGTTATGTTTCCCACAACCCATTTATTTTTTCCTCCTTAAACCGTTATATATATCTTACATTACTAACATATTTAACTAGAGCCCTATGGGTTACGGACAATTGCCTTTTTTTAATAAAATTAGGCGGATGATTTATTTACGTAAAAAAAGAAAGGACATGATGATGAAGCTGACTATTTTAAATTTCTTTATTTTGTCTTTAGCCTGCTTTAGACTAACGAGATTAATTGTCTTTGATAAAATAACTGAATTTATTCGTGCCCCATTTTATGATGAGGTGAGAGAAGTAAATCCCGATGGGGAAGAAGAGGTATATTACATTCCAAAACAAACTGGAATAAAGCACTTTTTTGGTGAGCTCCTCAGTTGCTATTGGTGCACGGGTATTTGGATGGCGTCGGCAATTGTGATCGTTTATTATTTATTTCCTGCATTCTCAGCACCAGTAATAGTCATTTTAGCTGTTGCCGGTTTTGGAGCTATTATTGAGGCAATTGTTCAACATTTTATAGAAAAATAATGGCGTTTGCCGTGAGACAAGGCTTGCTTCCAACATATTCATAATAGTAGTCAATGAATAGTATTGTGAAGGGGAGAGAAGTGTGAATAAGAAAAAAGAAACCGAATCAAAAAAGACGAAAATATATAAAACATCGCAGCCAATAAAAAAACAGGGCTGCGGATGCGGAAAAAAAACGAATAAATAATGCTGGAACTTCCTGAGGATCATTCTTCAGGAGGTTTTCTTTTTGTTTGGCAAAAATAACACTTAGTTAGTCATAATTTTTGCGAATGTCGAAAAAACTATTTGGTAGCAAGCGAAATGTTGAAAATCTTGAAAAGGGAAGGATTAATAATGCAGATCATTCGTTTTTTCCTTATTTATTCATGTATTTTATTGCTCGCATCCTGCAATCAAAATGAATCAGCCAAGAATAGTCAAATGGCACTTATAAAAACCACAAACCCTTCCCCGGTTGTTACTAACAAAGGTGTGAAACGCAACCATGTGGAGGCAATTAAAAAGGATGTAAGCTCTTACCCGCACATTTATGATGTTGCGGTTGTCAAAGGAAAAAAAGACACACTAGTTGCCTATAAGGTTAAGCATCTTCATAGGTTCCGTATGAAGAAGATTGAAGTGGACGTTACCAAAATGCTTGAAAAAAAATATCCAAAAGAAGACTTTACGGTTTCAAGCGACTATAAAATATTTCTTGAAGCAGTAAGGCTTGATGAGAAAATTAAAAACACAAAAATGACACCTAAAAAGGCAGAGAAGAGCCTGGAAGGGCTTGTAAAAATGACGAAAGATATTAAGTAAGAAAGGAAGAAGGTAGAATGGAAAACAAGCAAAGTAAAGTAACGCCGCAGCAGAAAAGCTACCAACATTTGCAGCAAAAGCATGAGAAAAAAAGACCGGTTTTGAAAAACTGCATTAAAGCGTTTTGGGTTGGTGGACTTATTTGTGTTGTTGGACAGGCCATCAGTTACTTTTATATTTATTTCTTTAATTTCACTGAACAGAGTGTAGGAAATCCAACTGTTGCAACGATGGTGTTTTTCTCAATGTTGCTAACTGGGTTTGGTGTTTATGATCGTATTGGGCAGTTTGCAGGGGCAGGTAGCGCTGTTCCTGTTACAGGATTTGGAAATGCAGTCATTTCAGCGTGCATCGAGCATCGAACGGAAGGGTATGTGCTTGGTGTGGGTGGCAACATTTTTAAACTGGCAGGTTCTGTCATCCTCTTTGGGGTGTTTGCAGCTTTTGTTGTAGCGCTTATAAAAACGCTGTTAAATATGTGGGGGGTTTTGTAATTGTTAAAAGGGCATCAATCTTGGGTTTTCCAAAACCGTCCAATGATTTCTGCGACTGGTGTAACTGGCGGCCCCTTTGAAGCAAATGGGAACTTGGCAAACGATTTCGACTTATTATATGAAGATTTATGGATGGGGCAGGAGTCATATGAAAAGGCACATCGCGTTTTATTAGAGGAAGCGATAAAAATTACCTTGAAAAAAGCAAATTTACAGAAGGAACAGGTTCAATTTTTATTCGCTGGTGATTTAATTAATCAAATCACTCCTTCCAGCTTTACTGCGAGAACGATGCAGATACCTTATTTCGGACTATTTGGAGCCTGCTCCACCTCAATGGAGGGATTGGCGCTTGCGTCATTTGTAGTTAACTATAAAGGGGCTAAACATGTACTTACGGGAGCTTCCAGCCATAATGCTGCTGTTGAGAAACAATTCCGTTATCCAACAGAGTATGGCGGTCAAAAGCCTCCTACTGCGCAGTGGACGATAACCGGAGCCGGTACCGCATTGTTACAGGAGAATGACCCTGGAAAGCAACTTCCAGTCACAACATCTGCAACCATTGGCAAAGTAATTGATATGGGATTATCTGATCCTTTTAATATGGGGGGAGCGATGGCGCCTGCTGCTGCAGATACAATAATGGCCCATTTTCGTGATCTTGAGCGGGATCCTTCCTATTATGACCTAATTGTCACCGGTGACCTTGGCCGTATTGGACATGATACCGCTTTTGAACTGCTAAATAAAAGTGGTCTGAAGCTTGAGAGAAAGCAATTCCAAGATTGCGGTATATTGATGTATAAGAGCAATCAGCCCGTTCAATCTGGCGGAAGCGGAGCAGGATGCTCGGCCACGGTCCTTTATGGACATTTATTAAATGAAATGAAAAAAGGGAATATTAAACGGCTTTTACTAGTCGCAACAGGTGCGCTGCTTTCACCGCTTACCTTTCAACAAAAAGAAACCATTCCGTGTATTGCCCATGCAGTTTCAATCGAGATGAATGGAGAAATGGGGTGACCAAATGCTGGCCATGTATTTTTGGGCTTTTGTTATCGGAGGAGTGATTTGTGTAATTGGGCAGCTTTTATTTGATGTGGCAAAATTGACTCCTGGCCATACATTAAGCTTGCTTGTTGTAATTGGCGCGGTATTGGGTGGTTTTGGCTTGTACGAACCATTAGTTGATTTCGCTGGTGCAGGTGCCACGGTTCCCATCACTAGCTTCGGAAATTCACTGGTTAACGGGGCACTTCAAGATGCACAAGCTCATGGGATTATAGGCGTATTGACAGGAATGTTTCAAGTAACAAGCTCCGGTATTTCTGCAGCCATCATATTTGGGTTTATTGGTGCCCTTTTATTTAAGCCTAAAGGATAAATGCTGATTTTTTAATCTATTGAATGATATGCTTGCCCGTGCCTATACACATCATTTAGGGATTTCATATGTTATTAATGAGATTACTTAAGTGAGGTGAAATAATCTATGTGCTTTGGATATGGAGGCTACGGCTACGGCGGCGGATTTGGTTACGGCGGCAGTTTCGTATTAATCGTCGTATTGTTCATTCTTTTAATTATCGTTGGTGCAAGCTGGTATTAATAAATAGTCGGCTTTGCACGAGGGAAGGTTGGCCAAAATTGGCCAGCCTTTTCTTTGCGCTTCATTCACCATTTTACGCTTCTTTCATAGAATAAAGTAGCTTATGAAGGAGTGTGAGTATCGAACATGGATAATGGTTTCTTTAAAAATATAGAGAAGAAAACCGGTGTGAATATGAAAGATATCTTTGATTTAGCTAATTCCTTACAGAACGCCAATTTCAAAGATGAGAAAACCGTCCGTAATGTAATCAAAAGAGTTTCACAACTAGCCAATAAACCTGTTAGTAAAGATTTGGAAGATCAAATTGTGAAAACAATTGTTAATGATGGCAAAAGCCTTGATCTTAACACCATCAATAAAATGTTAAATAAAAAATAATGAAAAAGGTCTTTTTCTATTTTACGGAAAAAGACCTCTTTCTTTTGGATTATAGATGTTTTTTTAGGATTGGTGCCAAAAATCTGGAGCGATGAGCCTTTTTCCCGCGTCTGCTTTCGGGTACAGATATGAGCAACTGTGAGCGGGCCCTGGTCATCGCAACATAGAATAACCTTCGCTCTTCTTCCAATGCAGAATGATCTCCATTACGATAAGCATCAAGGGAATAGTCATGCGGTAGGCCGCCGTCAACAGCCCCAATGATATAGACGGTTTGGAACTCCAAACCTTTTGCCCGGTGAATAGTGCTAAGTGTAACGGCTTCCGGAAAATGTTTACTCAACTTTTTGATCTCTTTATTCATGGCAGACATATGTTCAGCATGTGCTAATAAGCTGCTGATGGTATCAAAGTTTTTGGCAGCTGTCTTTAAGTCCTTGAGGTCATCTGAGCCCTTTTCCATTTTATTTGCGTCATTGCCGCGTTTTTTTAGAAAATCGAGAAATCCTAAATCTTTTTCTATTTTTTCAATGGCTGCCGCTGGCGGCACGGCTTTTAATCCGCGGATGATGTTAACAACTTTTTTCAATTTCTTTTCTTGGAACGCATGAGCGGTTTTTAAGTGCCAAAGTGCTTCCAGCAGACTGCAATCCTCGAGAATGCTCCTCGCTTTTAAATCATTCATAGCATTCTGTTTTAAGAATAAAATGGACAATATATCTGACAAGCTTCGCGAGTCATCTTCATTCAAGCTCAATTTAAGAAAGCTTAATGCACATCTAACAATATAGCGATCATAAAATGATTCGGAATCCAAGTCCATTCTAAATGGAAGGTTGGAGTTGGCCAGCCTCTCGAAAACAGCCCTTGACCCGGCATTCGTACGAAACAAAATGGCAAAATCAGAGGGATTTGCCCCCATAGATATACGTTCCTGAATGTCTGTAACAATCATTGTTGCTTCTTCCTCCTCATCAAAGGGGAAAAATAACAAAGGAAGCTCTCCTGATGAAAATTGTGCTTGCATCCTTTTGGCTCTTCTTATCCGGTTTGTGGAAATCAGCTGTCCTGCAGCGGCAACTATTTCATGAGCAGAACGGTAATTTTGCTCTAAAATCACCAATTTGGCAAGTGGAAAGTCATGTTCAAATTCCATTAGGAAGCTGGGATCACTTCCTCTAAATGAATAAATAGCCTGATCATCGTCTCCGACAGCACACACATTTTGATGTTTACCAGATAAAAGTTTGATTAGTTCATATTGTACTTTATTTATATCCTGAAACTCGTCAATTAAAAAATAATGCAAGCGATTTTGATAGGTTTCAAGCAGGGAAGGAGAAGATTTAAATAGCCGGTAACAGCCGATCAGCATATCATCAAAATCAAACCAGCCGTTACTAGTTTTGCTTTCTTCATACTTCTTAAAGAGCACGGCTGTTTTTTCTTCCCATTCCGATGCAGGTTTCACTTCATTTGGCATTAACAAAGAGTTTTTCCAATAGCTGATTTGCTGTAATGCTAAATCGTAAGCAAATTCCTTTTCAGACAAGTCAAGCTCTCTTCCTGCTTCCTTTAAGATTTGCTCCCGCTGCCATTCCTTTTTTAAAAGTTTATCTGGAGACCAATTTTTACGATCATGAAACATTAATATACGGTAAAAAATGCTGTGAAACGTCCCAGCCACTAGCTGATTAATCTTCTCCTGTTTTATACCAGGATAAGTGTTTAGCCTTTGCTTCATTTCAGTTGCGGCCTTTGAAGTAAAGGTAACGAGCATGATGGAGCGCGGATCAATTTTTTTTACTTCCAGCATATAGGCTGTTCGAGTCGTTAGAACTCTGGTTTTTCCGCTCCCTGCTCCCGCTATGACAAGTAAAGAACCATCTGTTTCCATTACCGCAGACACTTGGTCATGATCCAGAACAACTCCCGTTTTCGCTAGCTCCTGAATATATCCATCTAAGATTTTTGTCTCTTTATTATTTTGCTTTGTAAATGGGACTTGATATTGGATGGTTTTGGCTGGTTTGAAAACTTCCAATGTTATGGGAGTATCTGTTATGGTTCTGCCTTTTGGAATTTTAAACCCATTTTGTTCCACAAATTCCTGAGAGGAGGATGGTTGTTCCATTTCGGGGTCTGGACAGTGCTTTTCAGGTGATTTCGTATGGAAAAAGTAAGGTGGATCCATATGAATTCCAAGCTTTAACTGAACATTTTCTCGGCAAACAGGACAATGCAGTTCATGCTGTTTTCCTGCTGCATATAATTTTTGATATTCTTCACGATTTATTTGATCTAAGAATAGAAGCTGATTTTTATAAATCACTGTTTTCATTTTTGCAGCCCTCAATTTCAAAAAATAACACATGGTCTATCATATCAAAACATGTGACAACCTGAAAGTATACTTAGATGGAAGGAAATAAAAAAAGCATGTTCCGGATATACCAAAACATGCATTCGACCATTAAATTTGCTTCATCATGGTTTTATGAGGGATCCCGGCATCCATAAATTCCTCAGATACTACTTCATATCCAAGGTTTGAATAAAATGGTATCGCGTGGGTTTGAGAATTTAATTTTAATTTATGAATTCCTTGATTTTTAGCGAAGTACTCGATAGCTTCCATAATGGCTTTTCCTGAACCTGTTTTTCTTACCTCTTTAAGAACGCAGATCCGCTCTACTTTACCAGTGCCATCTATTATTCTAAATCTTCCTGCTCCTGCTGGTTCTCCATTGAGATAAAGGACAAAATGAGTGGCTTCATCCTCGTATTGATCAATTTCCTCTTCAAAAGGAACATTCTGCTCTTCGACAAAGACAATTTTTCTTACTTTAAAAGCATCGTCCCGTTCTTTTGGGGTTGTTGCGATTATGACTTGCACGATTGATTATTCCTTTCCGAGACGGAATGTTTCATATACAGTCCAAGAATTGTTATCTAATTGATAAAGAAGATGGAAACGATCGACGATTTCTTCATGTTCCACCTTTGTCATGCGAAGTGCGCCGTAAACATCTGAATACTCATCATTTGAAAGATTTTGGCCAATGGTAATATGCGGAACAAAAGCATATTCCTGATTTTGATCATAGAATTCTTGCTTTATATTGGTATGTAAAGCTGTTAATTCTTCCGTTGGTTCAACCTTTAAATAGATCACATTATTGACAGGGAAAAAAGAGCCGACTTTGGTTGCTTTTAAAGAGAACTCATTCGTATGTTTGGCAATTTGCCTCAGTTTATCACTGAAATCTTTCGCTTCCTCTTCCGTTGCTTCAAAAGCACTCTTTAATGTTAAGTGTGGAGGAATTAAGGCATAGTGCGAGTCGTAACGCTTGCGATAGGAATTCGCCAAATCCTGAAGTTTTTTCGATGGGAAAATGACAACGCCAAATTTCATAGGTATACCTCCATTTAAGTGAATTTTTCTATCAATAGACAGGATAAGCCTAAATTAAGAAAAATGAAAAAGCTTACATTGTATTATAGCAAATTTTCGGAATTTATGAAAATAATACACTTGCGATGTCTAAAACATCATTAGAAGGGCTCGTCTTAAGTCTGGCTGCCAATATGTCCATGTATGGTTCCCATCAAATTCATCGTAAAAATAGGTAAATGGCTTTTGGATAATTTCCTTGTTTAATGCCCGGTTAGGGCTTAAGAAATCACCAATGTTGCCATCTGTCATTTTTACTTCGGTTTCCTTCGTGCCAATAACGTGATAGATTTCCAACAGCTCTGGGTTATCGAACTTTTTAACTGAGTTTATCACCTGTTGATTGACAAATGGTGATTGCATGATCACTTTTCCAAATGTGTGCGGGTATTGAATGGCTGTCATAAAAGATACTGTAGCACCAAGAGAATCTCCAATTAAAACTCTTGTAGATCCCATTTGGAAAGTAGGAAATTCACTGTCTAGGAAAGGAACGAGCTCATGTGCCAGAAAGCGAATGTATTGCTGATTCTGTTCACCTTCAGGATGATATTTCCTGCGGCGGTCTTCTACATTTTTATAGGGTACCCCAATTATAATTAAATTTTCCATTTCCTTTTCAAAAAGTAATTCATCTGCCAATCGCCCGATTCGGCCAAGCTGGAAATAATCTCGTCCATCCTGAGTAATTAACAGCGAGTATTTATATAGTGGTGAAAAGTTCGCGGGCAAGTAAACAAGCAGCGTCACTTCCTCGCCAAGCTCATTACTCTGAAAAGTTAGTTCTTTTATCGTTCCTTTTGGATAGTCCATTTACTAAAAACCCCCATAGTTCGACTAAATACAAGAGCATTTTACCATAACTATTTAGGAATTGCTTTGGATAATGAGGTGACAGGTACGGGGGAATTGTTGGAAGAATATTTAGTGAAGATAGTGTTTTTTATTATTTGACTCAGACATAAGGGATAAAATATTTTCTCGTTTAAAAGTGCGGACCTGTTTCCGAAGCAGACAATAGGCACGAATGTATTCGTCATTCACTTCTTTTACAATCAGTCTTCTCTGGGTAATTACATGGTTGTCAGCAAGGTAAATCATTTCCAAAGGTATATTTTCTTCAATCGAACGAAGAAATAAACCATCTAACATAATAGCACCACCTTTTATTTTTATAATAACATTATAACCAAACGTGTGTTCTTTGTGCAATAAAATAAGAACTAACGTTCCTTTTTGTTTATGTAAATTTCAAAAAAGTAGTTGACATATTTATCGTTTTTAATATAATTAAATATATCTTAATACTAGATCTGTTAGCTCAGCTGGGAGAGCACAACCTTGACAGGGTTGGGGTCGGGGGTTCGAGCCCCTCACAGGTCATTGGGTGCCAAACCCGTAGAACCCTTCGGAACAAAGGGTTCTTTGAAAAAAGACTGCTTCTTCGGAAGTGGTCTTTTTATTGTTTTAAAATATTGGCATCCGTTTGGCAACATTTTTTATGATTTTCCAAAAATGGTTTGATCAAGTCGGTTAGATGCATCATGTTGCATATTTGGTAGTAGGTGGCCATACGTATCAATTGTAGTGCTAATTTTACTATGTCCTAACCTTTCTGCAATTAATTTCATAGGTTCATTTTGAGCTATCATTAATGCAGCATGAGTATGCCTCAAATCATGAAAGCGAATATGGGGTAATTCGGCCTTTTTTGTTAGGGTTTGAAAAATTCTTGTAAGATTACGTTGGTGAAACGGACTACCAGTTTCGGAGCGAAATATCAGGTCCAGCTCCTTATATTCTATATCATAACCTTCCTTTTCAGAATCGTGTCTTTTCTTATGTGCTAGCAACACTTGCCTTGTGCTAGGGGAGAGTGTTACAGATCTAACACTACTTTTTGTTTTTGCCCCTTTTTTTATCGTTTTGCCGTCATGTTCCAAAGTTTGATTTACATATAAAACTTGTTTTTCAAAATCAACATCTTTCCAACGCAAGCCAAGGATTTCGCCTTTTCTTAGACCAGTCATAATTGCCAAGTGAAATATACAATACAATCTGTGGCCTTTTGAACATTCTAAAAAATGTTGAATTTGGTCAATAGTCCATATATTCATTTCTTTAGGTTGTAACTTGGGCTTTTCAATCTTTGTAGCAGGATTACTAACAATATCACCAAGTTTTACAGCATCATTTAAACATACGTTAACAATATTGAAAGTTCTTTTAATAGTTGAATCCGCTAATCCTTGTTCATGCATTGCTAAAATAAACTTTTGAATATGCTGTGGTTTCATTTTTGGTAATGTAATATTACCTAATGTTGGTGCTATATGGTTTTTTATACTTCTTTCGTACAATTCCAAAGTGTGGTTGCTTAGAGAGATTTTTTTAATAGAAAGCCAATCTTTGATATATTGCTTAAATAAAATGTTTTTTGTTTCAATATAAGAACCCTCTGCATATTGCACTTCTAATTTCCTTAAGGCATCAGTGGCCTCTTTTTTAGTTGAAAAGCCCCGTTTTCTCTTTTGTTTTCTTTTTCCAGTGTTTTCGTCATAAAAATTGAAAACGTAGAACCAAGTTTTTTTTTCATCATCTTTGTAAACAGGCATTAAATTTGTCCTCCCGAAAAATACGTCACCCCTTTAAATTTGTTACCGATTAATTTCATACTACTACGAAATTCTGTTTTTTTAAATCGTGGTGTGCATTTTTTTATTTAATCTATCTTTACTAGTTGTAAATTGAATTTTGGTCTTGAACCGGTATTTTCTGAAATAGTAAATTTAGTATTTTCAGCTGATTTATATTTTCTATTTTATCTAAAATTATCTTTAAGGGCATTTCGTATTTGACTTAAAATAAATGAAATTCAATGGACAAGAATGAATATATTAATATATCCCCAAAAATTATTAATTTATTGTTAATTTTCCTTGTATATTCTTGAAATATCTTAATAATCGGTGGACAGGGAAATTTTTTTAAAAAATTCTGGGGACTAGCACGTTTTTGTTGTATATATGTTTGATGTCGTTTGTAGCCCCACCCTCTTTTAAAAGTAATTTAATTTGGTTCTATACCACACCATGATATCTATTAAACGTTTCTGTCGCCTTATTTAATTGGTACTTAGTTCTTGACATAATTATCTAAATTCAAAACCTTTATCCCCGGTTCAATTCCGGGTGCTGCCTTCGATTGATAAATGCCGGTGTAGCGGAATTGGCAGACGCGCACGACTCAAAATCGTGTTCCGTAAGGAGTGTCGGTTCGCCCCAGACCACCGGTATTGGTCAAAATAAAATATGATTTGCGGGTGTAGTTTAGTGGTAAAACCACCGCCTTCCAAACTGTTGTTGTGGGTTCGATTCCCATCACCCGATCCAACTTGATAGAGTGTAAAAAACATTTTATAATGGGCCTATAGCTCAGCTGGTTAGAGCGCACGCCTGATAAGCGTGAGGTCGATGGTTCAAGTCCATTTAGGCCCATCATCATAAATATTCTCATTGTTCCGCAGTAGCTCAGTGGTAGAGCAATCGGCTGTTAACCGATCGGTCGTAGGTTCGAATCCTACCTGCGGAGCCATTTTTATGTTTGTGGGGTAGTACTCAAGAGGCTGAAGAGGCGCCCCTGCTAAGGGTGTAGGTCGGGTAACCGGCGCGAGGGTTCAAATCCCTCCTTCTCCGCCATACATATGTTGCGCCTTTAGCTCAGCTGGATAGAGCATACGCCTTCTAAGCGTACGGTCAGAGGTTCGAATCCTCTAAGGCGCGTCTTTAAAAACAGCGTTAAAGCCCGTCAAATTAACCTTCTAGAACGCCAAATGCAACGGTCAGTGCATCGGTCAAAAGCCGATATGGACCAAAATTAGGCGTGTACTAGGAGGTTTTTTATTTGTCGAAAAAGAAAAGCGTTTTTACTATTACGGAAGACCTTAGCGACCTTTTTATTGAGCGTCCAAAAGCGAACAAATCTGATCCTAATCGATTAACAATTGAAAAAGCATTAGCGTCTATTACAAGACAAATGGAGATCAGTGGTAATCGACCTCGAACAATCAGCGACTACACCATTCATGTAAATCACTTTAAGGAAACGACTCGACTTACTTATTTAGACGATATTACGGCGGATCGGATTTACGATTGGCTATCAATGATGGACGTTAGCAATCAAACGAAGTTAACCCGTGTAAAGTGTTTAAAAGCATTTTTATCACGATGTTTTAGTAACGGATGGATAGATAAGCAATTTTGGAAAACGATCACTATTCGCGTTGATAACAACGTAAAAGAAGGTACTACAGAGCGGGATATTCGAAAGTTATTATCGTTGTTGGACTTAGGTGACTTCTTTCAATTACGAGATGCTACGGCTTTATTGTTGATGTTCAAAACTGGGATTCGAATTAATACAATCGTTCATCTCGAAAATAAGCACATCGACTTTGACGAAATGTTATTAAGACTAGACGGTGCAATCATAAAGAACCACCAGCAGTTACTTCTGCCATTTGACGAAACATTGGCCCGAATGCTCAGGGTCCTGTTGTGCCAGAATGATGCAATTAGGCGTGAGTATGGAATCCAAAATAATTACGTATTTATTACGAAACAAGGCGGGATTATTTCAAATAGTCCTACCCATAACAACATACAAAAGCGTTTAAACAAGTATTCTCGAATATATGGACTACGTAACCTCAATCCGCATGCACTCAGAAGGGGATTTGCTAAGTCGCTGCTTAATAAAGGTGCCAACATTGCTGAAATATCAAAAGCGTTAGGTCATAGCAATCTTGCGGTTACAACGCAATACTTACACTTGGATAAGGAAGAGGTCGCAGAAAGCTTACGGAAGTTTTTATAAGTAATCAAATGGCATTCTACCTTAAGTGGAGGCAGGGACGAATATTTTTGTATTGCAACGTTTATCAGGTCATCAATCGTTAGAGATATTAAAGCGATATGTTAAGATATATGAAAAAGATTTAGAGGATGCTATTGAAAAGGTGTTTGACGGTCTATAAAAACAAGGATTTAAATAATCATTACGTCACCATTATTGGTGGCGTTTATATATTAGCTAAAGGAATTCTATGGATAATTAACTAGTAAATTGTTACTATTTAAGTAGGAAGAGGGGGCACTATATGCTAAATAAAAAGATAATTGCTTTATTGTTAAGTTGTTTATTGATTGTAGTTACTACACATGTGAATGCGTCAGTTTACGTACATGGCTATTACAGAAAAGATGGAACTTATGTACGTCCTCATTATAGAAGCGACCCGGATGGAAATTTCAATAACAACTGGTCAACTAAAGGAAACATTAATCCATATACAGGGGAAGAAGGAACTAAGACTCATCCTGAATATCCGAGTGGTGGAAATAACAATGTTCCGGATCAATCAAATAGTACCAATCAGTATGATGATAACACCCAACAAGATTCAACTTATAATAACGATACTAACCAAGATGATGATAATACTCAGCAAGACTCTACCTACAATTCAGATACAAATCAATATGACGATAAAACTGAAGATTCCACCAATAGTTCATCATCGACTGACTCAAATGATAGTACATATTCAGAATCAAAGGATTCAACAAGCGACGATCAGAAATGGAACGTAAATAACAGCTTGAATGTGACTGATCAAGATTCAAGTAATAATGTTGATTCAGAGAGAATAGATAGTGTGACCTTGCCATCTCAATATGCATCTAAAAGTTTAGCTTTTCAATATGGTTATAGAACTGGTTTTGCTTACAAGAGGGAAGGGTATAATTATGACGACCATGATGATTATTATAGCAGTGGTCAAAATTTAGTCGATTTCAGGAAAGGATATAGAATTGGTTATCTTAGTGCGGGTGGAGGCAATTCTATAGAATTGTTATATTACGAAAACCCCTACATGGTATATACAACAGGGGGAGTCATTCTTTTGATAGGTGTAATTGCTTTTATCATCATTAAAAGAAAAAAGAAGAGAGATAAAAAGTACTTTAATTAATCAA
Above is a genomic segment from Neobacillus endophyticus containing:
- a CDS encoding CotY/CotZ family spore coat protein, which produces MGCGKHNDFHSGSCVCEVVRAIKDIQDNAVSPTECAECTSCFNEPLGSLVSPTRRDPVDTRVFVLKTADGTPFHAFFSNEHNACVSIFFRVEEVFDNCCATLRVLVPGRREGGNFVPVNLVCGGDRCCVDLSRVCQVERFRASNDCVTVDLSCFCAVQCIADVDLGICS
- a CDS encoding DUF1360 domain-containing protein → MIYLRKKRKDMMMKLTILNFFILSLACFRLTRLIVFDKITEFIRAPFYDEVREVNPDGEEEVYYIPKQTGIKHFFGELLSCYWCTGIWMASAIVIVYYLFPAFSAPVIVILAVAGFGAIIEAIVQHFIEK
- a CDS encoding YhcN/YlaJ family sporulation lipoprotein gives rise to the protein MQIIRFFLIYSCILLLASCNQNESAKNSQMALIKTTNPSPVVTNKGVKRNHVEAIKKDVSSYPHIYDVAVVKGKKDTLVAYKVKHLHRFRMKKIEVDVTKMLEKKYPKEDFTVSSDYKIFLEAVRLDEKIKNTKMTPKKAEKSLEGLVKMTKDIK
- the spoVAC gene encoding stage V sporulation protein AC; the protein is MENKQSKVTPQQKSYQHLQQKHEKKRPVLKNCIKAFWVGGLICVVGQAISYFYIYFFNFTEQSVGNPTVATMVFFSMLLTGFGVYDRIGQFAGAGSAVPVTGFGNAVISACIEHRTEGYVLGVGGNIFKLAGSVILFGVFAAFVVALIKTLLNMWGVL
- the spoVAD gene encoding stage V sporulation protein AD, which gives rise to MLKGHQSWVFQNRPMISATGVTGGPFEANGNLANDFDLLYEDLWMGQESYEKAHRVLLEEAIKITLKKANLQKEQVQFLFAGDLINQITPSSFTARTMQIPYFGLFGACSTSMEGLALASFVVNYKGAKHVLTGASSHNAAVEKQFRYPTEYGGQKPPTAQWTITGAGTALLQENDPGKQLPVTTSATIGKVIDMGLSDPFNMGGAMAPAAADTIMAHFRDLERDPSYYDLIVTGDLGRIGHDTAFELLNKSGLKLERKQFQDCGILMYKSNQPVQSGGSGAGCSATVLYGHLLNEMKKGNIKRLLLVATGALLSPLTFQQKETIPCIAHAVSIEMNGEMG
- the spoVAE gene encoding stage V sporulation protein AE; the protein is MLAMYFWAFVIGGVICVIGQLLFDVAKLTPGHTLSLLVVIGAVLGGFGLYEPLVDFAGAGATVPITSFGNSLVNGALQDAQAHGIIGVLTGMFQVTSSGISAAIIFGFIGALLFKPKG
- a CDS encoding YjcZ family sporulation protein — translated: MCFGYGGYGYGGGFGYGGSFVLIVVLFILLIIVGASWY
- a CDS encoding stage VI sporulation protein F, whose translation is MDNGFFKNIEKKTGVNMKDIFDLANSLQNANFKDEKTVRNVIKRVSQLANKPVSKDLEDQIVKTIVNDGKSLDLNTINKMLNKK